From Daucus carota subsp. sativus chromosome 6, DH1 v3.0, whole genome shotgun sequence:
aaaaatattgtatgaaCAACTTATTATTatgggtaatttttatcaaaacaaaattttaaaaatattaagttactgaaaaaaaatatttgaaactaaTTTCGGATTTTAAAGTCTACTTTATTTTTAACTCTAAGCCAGTTTTTGACTTATTTCACATGCAAACATCTTTCTGTtcaggggtcgtttggttcgcgcTTTCCtggtatcaggtatgggttttgttcattccaaacccatacctggtgtttggttgaaaaTTTTCTTCTCTCAACCCCATTCCTCAAACCCACAAGGTATGAGATTTTCATACCCaaggggaggtgggtatgaaacaTGGGTTTCAGGAATCAAActcttttccttttattttcattactatttttatcatttcatgtagattattaatacaaaatgaaattaatgactcaaaaatatatataaatattaatttaataatattttaaattaattacaattaataactcataaatattataattcaaccatatttattccaccactcaaccaaacacctgatatcagatatgatacctcaaacccataccagcttaacccgattcctcattccaaccccataccccCTTTCCAACCAAACGACCCGTCAGAGAGTTAAGAGCGAACCAGCTTTAAACCCAAACAGCTGCCACCGAAAGAGTATATATATGATGAAGTAAATTCTACCCATTAAATGTTTTGCGCTGCTTAGTTAACAGTAAACACTGCCAGATACCATATACACATATCCCATATGAGTTCACTACactaaaaatcaaacaaaaatcatatatttgagTCTAATTACAGAATACATGTAAACAACAGTATACAGAACCAAATTGATCAATCATGACCAATCAAACagaaaataaacaaagaaaCTCACGATAACCAGCATTTACATAAATGCAAAACGTGAGAAAAAAGCCATAGCTCCTACCGTGGAATTAACAAAGACGCGGAAAAGTTAATACAATCCACCAGCTGTCGGCACaaggtagtttttattttatcttccTGATTAGGGCTGATGTTCTGAATTCACTGTCATCCCTGATGAAGCTCCACCAGAGGAAACTGAGTGGTACGGTCGTTGCATGCCAGAGTGCATGAGCATCCACAAATCCTTTGTAGGGCGGGAAGTCGTATATCTCTAATAGACTGGCAAGACCTCCTCCGATCACAACCACCCATAACTTCCAGCGAGATGGATGATGAGTGACCCCAGCCCAGATTGCCCACAAAAGAATTTGCAATAAACCCATGGTCACACACACTTTCATGTTCAGACCTGCAATGTCAAATTTCGATATAAGGAACTTTCCACAAAGCTTAAAGTTGCATTAGAAGAGTATATTCAAACTTTTTCTCTTTCAAATAAAGAGTATGTTAACAGTCATGCTATCATCCCATATATTACCAAAAGTAAAAATTTGCACTATGCGCTTACCATAGTCAAATTGGTAAAAATTAAGGTACAAAATATGAGTTGTCACAAATGCAAGCAGAGGAGCAGCAACCATAACCCTGGCAGCTTCGGTTCTCACACTAAAAACTCGTATTATAGCCAAAATAAGGGAAAATCCAAGCAGTGCAATAGCAGACGAGTAGTCTAGTTTCTCTGTTATATCAACATCTCTGCAAATAGGGGGCAGATACAGTATGTTACTTACATAGAGTAAAGATTGTAAGTTGCAAAAAGCCAGAACAGCGCctataaaacatataaaacaaTCAGGTTTGCTTTAttaacttaatatatatatatatatatataagtatatatatagagagagagaagatGAGCTAATCCCTGTAACTACCAATAGGCTACAGCCTATAACTTCTAAGACAACAATGACAAGCGTATTACACCCTCCCTTGACTATGATTTCAAAATGGTTATTCAATTAGTTAATATATTAGATTACATACTAAATATGTAGGGTAATGCAGTGGCAACATCATAAATCAATAAATGGAGGAAAGAATATTAGTAAATATTATTGTCCACTAATATTATATGCTCGGAGTTGCTTAAATCTAAAGGAAATATGcccatatttatttaaactgcAGAAATGCAGATCAAGGTACCCTGAAAAAAGAAAAGACTCGCCACTAGCATAGACAGACATTAACAGCCTATAAGCTGAATAACCCGATTGTTGCAACCAATCAGTTCTGAATGAGTTGACATATCAGACGATatggaaaatattaaaaagttctCACCCGGAATAttctacataaaaaaaaaatggtctTTGGTACGATATGACACCATATCTTTATTTTTCTgcatctaaaattaaaatttggtaCTGGTAAACTGCGGTGGTGCTTATTGTTAGAGAGCTTCACTCTTTGAATTCTGTTTCGTGTAACAAATTCAGCCTGGTGGCAATGATATAGGTCGTGAAACTTGCAACACTGTTTGAACAGAGCAACTTTCACCCTGAATTTTTCGGAACAAACTCCTCGTTTTAGGAGCAATTTTCATCCTCTTGAGCGAGGATTTTCAATGCTTTTAAGGTGAGATCAGTTAGGTACCTCTGTCTCTTTTCCCaatataagtaaaaaataaatatatcattctaCTACCCCTTATGTTTAACTATCTTGCATCTAGTTTAACTGTTTAAAACCACACTTTGTCATTTCATCTAATACTTTGGTTGCCTTGACACTTCTTGTTGATGCAAAACACTCCCCCAATATAAATTGTGTATTTATCATCTAATTTACAATTCTTGCATACTATGGGGACTTTaactcaaatatttaatattcatgGAAAAGATGGtgttattgttaaaaaaatatgaaacagTCTGAAATATCCTTCTAAAAGCTACAGCTAAAGAATTCAATCTAAAATGTCTCGATGGTGCAAATTATTCACTTCAAAAGCATATGCATGTTACTTGCCACAGTCAAACCATAGCTACAGAATGAAGATtaagttagaggtttggggaTGCAACGTAATAACTACTCTTACAACTGTAAGTAAAGAATTAATATGATGCTGGTGGGTTTGGTAGAAACACTGTAACTTTCTTTGACTTTAAAGTGGCCTCTTATGTCACTGCTATGTTATAAGAATTTTCAGAAATTCTTAAATCAGTATATAGTAGTTGGTTGTCAATAAAGATaacattaacaaattaatagttgTTGAAAAAAGAGTAATGCCACAGCGTCAACAATTTTTCCCATATATACATGTAAATTCAACAAAGAATCAATATGTTTGATTAggtttttttctttcaaattttgGAAAAACTTCGCATGTTCACGTGTACTGCTAAATAAAGCAGTTAAGTGGATGGAGAAGCAGAAAGGAAGGTGGGGTGAGGAAGGCGACTGCTTACCGACTGTGAAAAACAGAACTCCAGAACCAGGCGTTCATTGATAAGATAGCATAGACATGCCACAAACCAGTGTATTCATAGTACGTCTTCCTGTCTGGCTTAAGAGGTAATTTGTAGTTCACAAGGATAAAAAAGGACACCCAACCTTGAAACTGCATAGCAAGATTAAGCCCAGAAAGAGCTACAGACACAGGTTCCTGCAGAAACAAATGGTTCCAGCTCAACATAGGCAAATCTCATGTAACTGGGCATCAATTAACATGCATTGATTTTGTGCAAGAAAACCGACCTGAATCCCAAAAACACGTCGAAATGGCCATTTTCCGTGATACTTATTAGGTTTTTCACCAAgtttttctctctcttcctccCTAACGAGCATACAGTGGTATCTACAGTCACTACGACAATCCCATTGTTTCCACTGTAGATAGAGTGGTTCTTGTAAATACCATGGACCGTCTATAGACTTTCCATCAGATGAAAATTTGCAGTGTTGGAAACACTTGGCTGCCACACATCCAGTCTTCTCGCATTCATCAACACAAGCTCTGTCAAAAAAATGCAATACCATGACGAAGATGATAgcttaggaaaaaaaaaagaataatgttaccaataggaaatataaatgtttatgttgaCAACAATCAGGGAATCCATCAGAAACTAAGAACTTCAAAAGCAAAATATTATTAGCAGAATATTCTTAATTTCTCTATAAAGTAGTAATCATGCTAGTGAGGAATATAATAGTGGTTGCTGACATAAAAGCACATCTTAAATTTACTAGTGACGGTTTAGGTAACAGTATTGTCGCAATACCATTGGAGTGAGTTAGGTAAACCCACACTCCTGACAGTAACTACTTTAAGTGCTTCTCAATCTGCCCACTCAATTATGAAGGCAAGAATAATTGTGCTATTCATTTACAAAGTTGTTGACAAAGATGAAAACAAAAAGTTCTCGGCAGACAATTTATCTAAAAGAAATTCTAGCTCTTCAGCACAAAGCAGCAAGCAGTGACAGATTTAAAGTGGAACCAATAAGGAGTGAAATGTAACACGATACAAGCAGCACCCCTGCCCTAAAGTATATAGCATTTCATGTCGAATTTCCTTCCAGGAATTGAGGTTTTTATTTCCAACCATCAATTGAATTTGACATACTCGCGTCTATCAAGTTAATGGGCAAGCAAACACATGAAAACAACTACTGCATCTATACAAATCAAGAAACTCCAGCATTAACTTGCTTTTCAGTCTGAGAGATTAGACTGAAAAAAACTTTTATATGCTCGAAAAGGTCAGTATTTATTGGATACGAACACATAACAGATACAAGCCCACGTAACATAGGCTAATACAAACTGAGCACTTTCACATGAATCATTGTTACTTGATGCATACACCAACACTGTTGCATATgcgtaaaaaagaaaagaatatacCAAATTGATTCTCTGGTGCATGCAATACACAGCAGCATTATGCTAGGTTAGATATTATATGTTATCAATATTATCATATTGCCGGGCAAAATCCAGTTAAACTGGTCTATACTTGGTACGAGTAGCTAGCTCTACAAGTCCTTGTAATTGTAAAGATCGAACTGCTCTTGAAACCATGTTAAATAGTTTGCATCTGCATCCACCATagtgaacctcagaagatgcaGTTTGCGCCATATTAACCAGTTTGGCATGTAAAGAGAAGAATACTATTGATTCAGTTGACCATGTAgacaataaatatttaacattttgcACAACTGTACAAGTTCAAGATAATCCAATTTTTCCGAATGGGCAAATCAAGCACTCCCAGAAAGTTCTGCGTCCATATGCTAGGAAAAGACTCAACTCTGGATATCACATTTTATCTGACAATGGAAGATAGTTATAATTCAATCAACACTGAGAACTTTAGCATCATCATAAACATGTGACGCGTCTTTACTCTGTTTATGCATAAAGTTTAGCAATTGCAACTACCGCATGATGTAAACCTCAACAATTCGAATATGCATCAAGTCATTACATCAAAATCTATATAACAATATATGATCGTTCCACTATACCCACACACAAGCGGCCAAACTTTTACTAGATTCCAACCCTGCTTCTTAACTTCAATTTAGACTGCAGCCTTCTATCGGAGTAGACTAGCTGATGAGAAAGCAATCAAATAAACATCTGACTTCTTTCTTATGAACCCTTAAAAAGTGACATGAATACAGACTCCATTATCCTAAATAGTGCTGATCAAAAAAGTCAAACTTTTTCACACCCACAAAAACAAAAATGGCAAATCATTACTAGGTATCAAATACAATCAGATTTGGTACACCTTGAATTAAAACATTGGTGGACCCTTCTTCTCAAAATTCCACAAACTGATAACATGGGCTCTTAGTTGAGAAATCAATGTAACAAATTACTGCACACTTTAAGCAACATAAAACACAACATATATAGAATTCTCAACACTTCCAATTATTAGACAAACCCCACATAAACAATAACTAAAAAACACCTAAAACAACATTCAAGAAACTTACTAAAAAttcttcaaatttcaataacAAAGCAAACAAATAATTCGATATAGATAAAGAGGAGTTGAAAAGGGTACATGTAATTGGGATCAGAATCCCCAGAAGTTGCAGCAAGAacagtagcgagagagatgattGTAGCAGTGAAGAAAACAACAAAACTGCATTGACCCATCTGATAAAATCCAAGTAAAAATAGCTAAAAGTCAAACTTTACAGAGAAAGAAAGAACAAGAACGAGATTGGTGTGTAGTTAGAGGAATCAAGGGTGGTGATTTGCTTGGTATACTTCCATCGGAAAATCTCACtggagaggggggagagagagagagagagatgaagctAGGAATGATTGATGCAGTCGTGTCCAAGCATAATCGatctgtatatataaaatattagtacaTGTATTATGTGGGtgtgttattatattattactaaAAGTATAGGTGTGAATAGGAAATTGGTGGCAGAGAGAGCGAGCgagagagagattgggagagagCGGGGGGGGGGGTAAAACTAAAAGTTAGTGAatgagagtgtgtgtgtgtgtgtgtgaggggAGGGTGAAGTGAGAACCAGAATCTCGTGACGCTGAGGCCATGTGGAACCACCGGATTGCCCTCCCACTTGTTCCTTTACTGTTTCATCATTGTCTTTTCTCGATGTTTAAATGACACTATCTTTCTTGGGTACTCACCCAGCTCAACACAATAATATCTTCCTTAAATATACTTAATCGGATTTGACACGGTTTATAAATCTTGTGTTGTTATTTCTATAATCGGCTGACTGAGCCGAATAGACACAAATATTATGAGTTTTAGATGTAGCTCGAGCCGAGTCGAATCTTAAAATGCTATCGTAtcgtttattaaaaaaattaaactcgATTTCGAGCTtcagaggggtgtattggattgggattttaaagcatttttttgcattcatgaaatccgagggtattcgattgggattgtttgaaatccattaaaatcttgaggtattcaattgggattttaaactatgctacaaaatctagtggtattcaattgggattttaaattatgctttaaaatccgatggtattcaattgagattgtttaaaatccattaaaatctgatggtattcaaatgctgatggatttttttcatttcataaaatgatggattttgtgacattcttcagtgtattctAAGTTTTTTGagatcccaccaaattcaatgagattttgaagcattgtacctaaatcctatcaactctgcgacatttcatcaataATCCGCAAAAAATCGAAATCccatacaattcattaaaatccatagactaaaaacaatgcattaaaatcccaatcgaatacacccccgtcaATTTCAgtctaataaaaaatttgctAAATAGACAagacaaaaccctaaatttctCTCAACTTGAAGTAGCCGCCGTCTCTTTTTATctgaggggcttccatcggctttcaccggtggaaagccccaatcttGTCTTCTTTTCTTACTATTAGTTAATCTCTTGTTTtcttcaataagttcccaatttatttgggttttgtttgatCTCTCCTTCTGTGAGAGTTTGGTTTTTGTTTGGATTTTGTGTGTTCATCATGTTCGGGATTGCGGATCTGCGGGATTTTCATGATGCTGATTCAGTGATAAAAGTTTGTATGGTGATGCATTTATGgtcgattgctcaaaacaacaTTGAAAGTATTACAGCATGTACATATCTCTCCAAAAAATCGCTTGGTTGCCTACcgaagaaggaaggattcaacgGCGGTATGATTCTGCGTTTGTTCAATCTCGATTATatctgtagatgccgtatgacttttcattattgaattattttcctttttcaaaaaaataaaaaaataataaaaaatttgcttaaatttggtTTATTAACAAATTTGTTTGCAGAAGATTCGCGTATAGCTCATGAAGGGGTGGTTTAGATTAATTTGAAATAAGTATTTCTTTggttaaagtaaaaaaataaggTGAAGTTATAAGCAACCTAAAACCTATAACTTATTAACCTGTTtaagaaataagtagaagttgtGAAATAAAAGCTAGTaatcctaaatttttttaagtacttcttgagTTTTTACACAAACGACACAGTTGTTTGGGAACAGCCAGAAGTActtcttttttaaataagttggcttctgcttttcttgacccgtttgtgtaaaaaaacatAAGCACTTTTAAAAGTCACAAATGCTGACTTTTCTGtcagagttttttttttcccaaacactttaatttcACTTTAAtcaaaaaacatttattttaaaattacctAAGCGGCACCAGTCAccacaaataagtgcttctaacccCTGAAGTCGGGCTTAAACATTGCCAAACACCACGCATGTGGCATGATCTTTCCTCACAAGCtctgtaaataaattattaatatcattCACGAGTTTTTTCGTTCACAATTTTATGCTcacagataaataataaattaaatatattatttgtgaaATTGTGAGCACGGTGTCAAGTTCAATTGGTTACGAGTGTCTACAAGCATACATAATGCTAAAAAtgagaaatataaaaatttcttatatataaaaatcggacaccaaaaacgaattttaaaatattacaaataaatattctcTCCGTCTCactcattttatatataattttttacattacctaatatgcatattaagtttttttaaaatatattatttttaattttaatgatcttaaacataaattataaattaaaaaagaaaaatactgAAAAGAAAAAGTAAATATCGGGATCGGGGATGGATAAGAAgaaatattagataaatttaaaataaaagaaattggaaaaataaaagagaatgacaattttactaaaataaaacgaGTTTAATTGTATTTGTCTTTGTTAGTTACCTTATTGTTAGTTACTTCAAAAGAACGGCCTCTTAAATTTTGATGGTTTAACTTTTACAATAAGGTAATCTTAGCTGCCttattgttagtttaaattaaaaaataattttaaatgtatAAATAATTCTATATAAATCATTCTCATTATCACCAACACGCAAAAGTATCAAAAATATAATCCGTAATATCCAAAAAGATGAACACGACTAACAATCTTCATAAAACATACTCAACAAGATCTCAACCAAAAAATTAGAtatagattttattaaaaattgatatatataacatataagagcatctccaagggttgAGAGCTGTTAGGTAAAATATCTACGTGTCATCCCATGTGTCATCTAAGTGGCACTTTTAGatgatatgtaaaaataaatactcTCCAACCATCAccctttagcaaaaaaaatatagataatcatgTTTGATTCAATAGATTTGTTGAACCAGGAAaactattatgtataattttagcttgacataattatacataacccCATTGGAGTGTTTTTCTCTCCTGTTAGCAaaaaacttgtattattaatttacATAATCATTATAGCTAACAAATTTAGAAATCACCCTTGGAGATGGATGAACGAAGGATACTTAATTCGACGAGGTTAACAACTGAAATTCTAATTTGAGGAGTCGTCTTAAAACAGTTCTTTTgctagttaaaataattttaaatatattttaagttaaaaataagCTTGAAACCTGGCCCAATTATCTGACCGATAAGAAACACGACTAATCAAAATTCTCGATGTCCAGCTTTAGCTGTCCATATAAACAGTAAAAATtaatagaaattatatttttttggttaataCTCCTATCGCGTACTATGCAGGGTTACAAGTCAGTACAACTGTACAAGCATAGGCGACTTGTGTTCGATTACATATAAAAACGAGTGAAAAAAACCATCAATGGCATTATTAATCTGCTGATCACCGACTGTATTCATCACAAGTTACTTGGAATCCCAACAGTACGTCATTCAACTAGCAAAGATGTCGTCGTTGGGTAGCGCTCCTGCACTCTGCGCAAAGGCTTGTGGCTTCTATGGATCTTCAGCAAAGCGCAACCTCTGCCTCTGCTCCAAGTGCTATCAAGTTGTTCTGAAACAAGAATTTGCATTGTGTGAGTCTTATACCAAGTCCATTGCCGCCTCTTTGCGTGAACTCTCTTTACGCAAGGAGAATCATCAGGATGGTGTTTCTGATGATGGTTTCGTCGCGAAGAAGAAAGCTTGCCGCTGCTCGTGCTGCGACAAGAAGATCGGGTTGCTAGGGTTTGCGTGCAGgtgtggaggcaagttctgcaACATGCATCGTTATCCAGAGACTCATATGTGCTTCTTTGATTACCAGGCGCTTGGACGTGCTAGTTTGGCCCGGGAAAATCCTTTTGTTGGTCGTGATAAATTGGGAGAGAGAGTATGATGATTTGCACGTAGCCTAGTTACAATGGTGCTGTTTAAATTCATGTTACTTTTACTATTAGCAAATACAAATGGTTTGTTgtctttaattaatttgaaaaaaccATGAAATTATACTCTTCTAACAGATCTTTGACATTAGGCCATCCTGTAGTTTCAGTGTGGTTACTAGCTTTAGTCCTGATTTGCACTTCGATCCTTCTGATCTCACAATCGATCGGGTCTAGAGTTTATAAAATCGACAATGTTTATGCTTCGAAGAATTTTGATTTCATGTCATTGGTTCACGAAAGACCAGTTAATCGATCACAACGAAAATGTTGCCCAGGATGTGAAGAAATCACAAGTATCAGATACGGGTTTAGGTCCTTTTCCTTTATTTGATGACAACAGAGTTGCCAGTGTTGCTCGTACTTTAGGCGGACAAGAAGATTAGAAGATATAAAACCCTTAGGTCCTCCGTTAGATGACGGCAATGCTGAATCTGTTTCATCGGTTTTGAATGAACCTGTCTCGGCTGAATCTACAGGTACAACTCACATTTATCTTGGTTTTTGATATTGTCAGTCCTTCTCTGCTATGACATTTTTGTAGGTTTTTCAATTTGACCATTGAAAGTCAAAACTGGACAACTAAAAAAGGATGAGGGAGTACTGAATAATGGCAACCgtgtagttaaaattattatttagatagtgataaattatatgaataGTATTTCGACCAAACCTGACAACTGATTATTGCTTCTTTGTTGGCGACTTGTAAGAGTGTGATCTGTACCATGGAAAATGGGTGTATAACTCGACTGGACCCTTGTACTCGAACAATTCATGCCCTGTTCTATCACAGATGCAGAATTGCCAGGGAAATGGTAGACcggacaaggaatatgaaaaTTGGCGTTGGACACCTACACATTGTGATGTCCCCAGGTTCGACGCCACAAAATTTCTGGAGCTGATGAGAGGGAAGACAATAGCTTACATCGGTGACTCTGTTGCTTGGAACCAAATGGAATCTTTGTTGTGTATCCTTTGGCAGGCAAGTAATCTGACTTTCTCTAATGACTTGAGCATGTTGATCTTGCTTTTTAGACTTTTGATTGGTTGTGATGGAGCCTATTTGGctcaaattattttgtatttattcGTTGATTTTGTGAATGTCAGGTTGAAGTTCCCCAAAACCGCGGAAGCAGAAGAATGCAACGTTATATCTTTAGAACAACATctacaaaaaaaatcattcgAATATGGTCCTGGTGCCTTGTTCACAAGACATCAGACCCTTTTGAGTACGCTCCCAAGGGGTTGACAAGCTTCACCTCGACGTTCCTAGTAAAAGTTTTATGGATTTGATGCCGAACTTGATGTAATTGTCATTTCCTCTGGCCATTGGTTTACAAAAAGATCAGCATATATTTTGAACAATGAAATTGTGGGGGGACAATTATGGATTTATGGTGGCCTAACAAATCTCGGATAAAAAAGATTAACAATACCGAAGCTTATGGAATTTCAGTCGAAACTATTCTCACATCCCTGGCCACCCATCCGAATTACACAGGCCTCACCATTCTTCGCTCCTACTCACCTGATCATTACGAGAATTGAGACTGATGGACGTCACACAAGCCTTTGGCTATCGATCTGACGGGCATCCAGGCCCCTACAGGAGCCCGGACCCGTTCAAGATTACTGAAAGAGGTTCAAGTGGGAGGCCTCCGCCGCAAGATTGTCTGCATTGGTGCATGCCAGGACCAATCGATACATGGAATGAGCTGATGTTTGAAGAAATACGAAAGGAATTTGAGGGTGCCAAAGAAGTGTCATAGATAAAGCACATCAGTCATGATTTTTATTTACTCTAAAACTTGGCTCGAGTGAGGATCGGTTAGGGGCTGAGACTCTGCATCACTGCGTGTGACACAGGGAGATGGAACAAGAACAAGAGATCCAGAGCGATAACAGCTTCATTGCTTCGACAAAATTCAAAAGTTTCAAGCACAACCCTTTCTAAGCAGCGAGGTTCAGCAATGGTTTCAGCCTTTCAGGGGCATCTTGTAGAGCAACGAacgtaaataattaaaaattgctaTTATTTTTTAGTAAGTTTGAAAAGAGAAAAACTAGcctagtttcataatttatgtGACAACAGACAATAAATGTGAATAATACCGTCAACATTCAAATAAATAGTTTTGTGACAACTAATCACAAAAAGAAGATCATgagatacaatttttttaaaaataattacttaCTTGACATGACCGCTCACTTCACTTATTTTCCGAGTGTTTGGGAAAGTTTCAGCAGTGCTTAATATAAGCTGGAAGCGCCCAGAAAAAAAGCTATGAAAGGCGGCTTCTTTTTTTTCCCTCCAACTTATTG
This genomic window contains:
- the LOC108228140 gene encoding uncharacterized protein LOC108228140 isoform X2; translation: MGQCSFVVFFTATIISLATVLAATSGDSDPNYIACVDECEKTGCVAAKCFQHCKFSSDGKSIDGPWYLQEPLYLQWKQWDCRSDCRYHCMLVREEEREKLGEKPNKYHGKWPFRRVFGIQEPVSVALSGLNLAMQFQGWVSFFILVNYKLPLKPDRKTYYEYTGLWHVYAILSMNAWFWSSVFHSRDVDITEKLDYSSAIALLGFSLILAIIRVFSVRTEAARVMVAAPLLAFVTTHILYLNFYQFDYGLNMKVCVTMGLLQILLWAIWAGVTHHPSRWKLWVVVIGGGLASLLEIYDFPPYKGFVDAHALWHATTVPLSFLWWSFIRDDSEFRTSALIRKIK
- the LOC108228140 gene encoding uncharacterized protein LOC108228140 isoform X1, translating into MAQTASSEVHYGGCRCKLFNMVSRAVRSLQLQGLVELATRTKACVDECEKTGCVAAKCFQHCKFSSDGKSIDGPWYLQEPLYLQWKQWDCRSDCRYHCMLVREEEREKLGEKPNKYHGKWPFRRVFGIQEPVSVALSGLNLAMQFQGWVSFFILVNYKLPLKPDRKTYYEYTGLWHVYAILSMNAWFWSSVFHSRDVDITEKLDYSSAIALLGFSLILAIIRVFSVRTEAARVMVAAPLLAFVTTHILYLNFYQFDYGLNMKVCVTMGLLQILLWAIWAGVTHHPSRWKLWVVVIGGGLASLLEIYDFPPYKGFVDAHALWHATTVPLSFLWWSFIRDDSEFRTSALIRKIK